One genomic region from Streptomyces sp. NBC_00457 encodes:
- a CDS encoding urease subunit beta, whose product MIPGEILFADEPVVYNEGREVTSLTVLNAADRPVQVGSHYHFAEANPGLDFDRAAARGKRLNIAAGTAVRFEPGIPVDVELVPLTGARVVPGLRGETGGALDA is encoded by the coding sequence ATGATCCCCGGTGAGATCCTGTTCGCGGACGAGCCCGTTGTGTACAACGAGGGCCGCGAGGTCACCAGCCTGACCGTCCTGAACGCCGCCGACCGGCCCGTCCAGGTCGGCTCCCACTACCACTTCGCCGAGGCCAACCCCGGTCTGGACTTCGACCGCGCCGCCGCCCGCGGCAAGCGGCTCAACATCGCCGCCGGTACGGCCGTACGGTTCGAGCCCGGTATCCCCGTCGACGTCGAACTCGTCCCCCTCACCGGCGCCCGTGTCGTGCCCGGGCTGCGCGGGGAGACCGGAGGTGCCCTCGATGCCTGA